A single genomic interval of Ramlibacter sp. harbors:
- a CDS encoding endo alpha-1,4 polygalactosaminidase: MSTGRLRRWLAGFALFLIAAGAQPAWATPTFAFYYGADIPWETLGAYDVAVVEPDHVGPAGWGHRLNPDTTVAAYLSVGEVHPTRPYFARMAPQWKLGENTAWGAIVADQSAPEWRAFYLAQVVRPLWERGFRAFFLDTLDSFQLMARTPEAQARQVAGLVALVQDIKRSYPEARLIFNRGFEILPQVHSLAWAVAAESLFQGWDAGQQVYRAVPPADRDWLLAQLRRCRDDYHLPVIAIDYVPPGERALARETAQQIKALGIVPWVANPALDLLGVGQVEALPRQVLAIHDEPGNLAQLASHEIHRVGTLPLNYLGLNVRYVYYGSPELEQLSRLPLAGRFAGVVTWFNRGPFQETAPLMKLLNTARTQGVPVAMVGELPGDAAMDAFGRDVGDTVRQTRPLVLQKLSPHVGFEIQPVPNVRNFTPSALRPGQGDVWLRVHSESDGDADVIAITPWGGFAADRYWKVDLPQDNGERWVVDPIAFFRAALKRPGDLPVPDVTTETGRRLLMVHVDGDGFPSRAELPGTPLAGEVLLKEFLERYRWPSTVSIIEGEVSPRGLYPALSPLMEKTARQIFALPHVEMASHTYSHPFYWADAELGIQRPDRVMGLALPGYRYNAAREISGARDYIDSLAPPGKKTRVVLWSGDTQPLATPVRLAYEAGLLNMNSGNTWITRAEPSLTLVGPIGMMKGDWFQVYAPMQNENVYTNLWRGPFYGFERVLETIDMTESPLRLKPVDIYYHLYIATKRASIASLHKVYGWAEAQLQQQRLHPVYASEYIERVLDWRRATVARTDAGLELRGGRFLREWRVEAGTPLPAASAASGIAGHIRHATVDYLHASKSIASYGRPSRTPGTFYLESANARLTGWEQQGDLQTLRFDGHLPLQARFVAPGCTLQASPGQRATRQGDQLDVEASRVGTTVVLLRCPG; this comes from the coding sequence GTGAGCACCGGGCGCCTGCGCCGGTGGCTGGCCGGTTTTGCTCTGTTTTTGATAGCTGCCGGTGCCCAACCAGCGTGGGCTACACCCACATTTGCCTTCTATTACGGGGCCGACATCCCGTGGGAGACGCTGGGCGCCTATGACGTGGCCGTGGTCGAGCCCGACCATGTGGGCCCCGCGGGCTGGGGGCACCGGCTCAACCCCGACACCACGGTGGCGGCCTACCTCTCGGTGGGCGAGGTGCATCCCACGCGGCCGTATTTCGCGCGCATGGCGCCACAGTGGAAGCTGGGCGAAAACACCGCCTGGGGCGCCATCGTGGCCGACCAGTCGGCGCCCGAGTGGCGCGCGTTCTACCTGGCGCAGGTGGTGCGGCCGCTGTGGGAGCGCGGCTTTCGCGCCTTCTTTCTGGACACGCTCGACTCGTTCCAGCTCATGGCCAGGACGCCCGAGGCCCAGGCGCGCCAGGTGGCCGGGCTGGTGGCGCTGGTGCAGGACATCAAGCGCAGCTACCCCGAGGCCCGGCTGATCTTCAACCGCGGCTTCGAGATCCTGCCGCAGGTGCACTCGCTGGCCTGGGCGGTGGCGGCCGAGTCGCTGTTCCAGGGCTGGGACGCGGGCCAGCAGGTCTACCGCGCCGTGCCCCCGGCCGACCGCGACTGGCTGCTCGCACAGCTGCGCCGCTGCCGCGACGACTACCACCTGCCCGTGATCGCGATCGACTACGTGCCGCCCGGCGAGCGCGCGCTGGCGCGCGAGACCGCGCAGCAGATCAAGGCGCTGGGCATCGTGCCCTGGGTCGCCAACCCGGCGCTGGACCTGCTGGGCGTGGGCCAGGTCGAGGCGCTGCCGCGCCAGGTGCTGGCCATCCACGACGAGCCCGGCAACCTCGCGCAGCTGGCCAGCCACGAAATCCACCGCGTGGGCACGCTGCCGCTCAACTACCTGGGCCTGAACGTGCGCTACGTGTATTACGGCTCACCCGAACTCGAGCAGCTGTCGCGCCTGCCGCTGGCCGGGCGCTTTGCCGGCGTGGTGACCTGGTTCAACCGCGGCCCGTTCCAGGAAACCGCGCCGCTCATGAAGCTGCTCAACACCGCGCGCACCCAGGGCGTGCCCGTGGCCATGGTGGGCGAGCTGCCCGGCGACGCCGCCATGGACGCGTTCGGCCGCGACGTGGGCGACACGGTGCGCCAGACCCGTCCGCTGGTGCTGCAAAAGCTGTCGCCGCATGTGGGCTTCGAGATCCAGCCCGTGCCCAATGTGCGCAACTTCACGCCCTCGGCGCTGCGCCCGGGCCAGGGCGATGTCTGGCTGCGCGTGCACAGCGAATCCGATGGCGACGCCGACGTGATCGCCATCACGCCCTGGGGTGGCTTTGCGGCCGACCGCTACTGGAAGGTCGATCTGCCGCAGGACAACGGCGAGCGCTGGGTGGTGGACCCGATCGCGTTCTTCCGCGCCGCGCTCAAGCGCCCGGGCGACCTGCCCGTGCCCGACGTCACCACCGAAACCGGCCGCCGCCTGCTGATGGTCCATGTGGACGGCGACGGCTTTCCCAGCCGCGCCGAGCTGCCCGGCACGCCGCTGGCTGGCGAGGTGCTGCTCAAGGAGTTTCTGGAGCGCTACCGCTGGCCCAGCACCGTGTCCATCATCGAGGGCGAGGTCTCGCCCAGGGGCCTGTACCCCGCGCTGTCGCCGCTCATGGAAAAGACCGCGCGCCAGATCTTTGCGCTGCCGCATGTGGAGATGGCCAGCCACACGTACAGCCACCCGTTCTACTGGGCCGACGCCGAGCTGGGCATCCAGCGGCCCGACCGCGTCATGGGCCTGGCGCTGCCCGGCTACCGCTACAACGCGGCGCGCGAGATCAGTGGCGCGCGCGACTACATCGACAGCCTGGCACCGCCGGGCAAGAAGACCCGCGTGGTGCTGTGGAGCGGCGACACCCAGCCGCTGGCCACGCCGGTGCGCCTGGCCTACGAGGCCGGCCTGCTCAACATGAACAGCGGCAACACCTGGATCACGCGGGCCGAGCCCTCGCTCACGCTGGTCGGGCCCATCGGCATGATGAAGGGCGACTGGTTCCAGGTCTATGCGCCCATGCAGAACGAGAACGTCTACACCAACCTGTGGCGCGGCCCGTTCTACGGCTTTGAGCGCGTGCTCGAGACCATCGACATGACCGAGTCGCCGCTGCGCCTCAAGCCGGTGGACATCTACTACCACCTGTACATCGCCACCAAGCGCGCCAGCATCGCCTCGCTGCACAAGGTCTATGGCTGGGCCGAGGCCCAGCTGCAGCAGCAGCGCCTGCACCCCGTGTATGCCAGCGAGTACATCGAACGCGTGCTCGACTGGCGCCGCGCCACCGTGGCCCGCACCGACGCGGGCCTGGAGCTGCGCGGTGGCCGCTTCCTGCGCGAATGGCGGGTCGAGGCCGGCACGCCGCTGCCGGCCGCCAGTGCCGCCAGCGGCATCGCGGGCCACATCCGCCACGCCACCGTGGACTACCTGCACGCTAGCAAATCCATAGCAAGCTATGGCCGCCCCTCCAGGACTCCAGGCACTTTTTACCTTGAATCGGCAAATGCCAGGCTGACCGGCTGGGAGCAGCAGGGCGATCTGCAGACGCTGCGCTTCGACGGGCACCTGCCGCTGCAGGCCCGCTTTGTGGCGCCCGGCTGCACGCTGCAGGCCAGCCCGGGCCAGCGCGCCACGCGCCAGGGTGACCAGCTTGATGTGGAGGCGTCCCGCGTTGGAACGACCGTCGTCCTACTCCGTTGCCCCGGGTGA
- a CDS encoding AMP-binding protein, with translation MPPLPKTVPLRLADLAARHAQTRPDAPALCFEGQTLSYAALHQRSLDAARWLWQAQGVRAGDRVAWLGLNHADQITLLLALARIGALLVPLNFRLAAPEWDAVLADCTPSLLIHDATWKEAAQALAQRHGIAAQAVQSIGADSAAPDDLPVADAADATDLPVLLVYTSGTTGTPKGAVHTQANLLANMAAAQQVQGLTAADTVLTVLPLFHVGGLCIQTLPALGAGARVLLHARFDPAATLAAIAEHRPSLTVLVPAVMKALIDHPAWATTPLDCLRAVWAGSSTLPPPLVDAFHARGVPVCNVYGATETGPFSVALGPQHAFTHAGACGWPAPGVEVRLGGVAAAAPGGAADGVGELWLRGPAIVRRYWPDQAAVDDQGWFHSGDLGQQAGDGSWRVVGRAKDMIISGGENIYPAEIENVLLTHPDVAECAVLGVADARWGEAVVAAVVPRPGRQAEAGALHDFLQARVARYKLPRRYVSLPALPKTALGKVQKLLLLKALP, from the coding sequence ATGCCTCCCCTCCCGAAGACCGTGCCCCTGCGCCTCGCGGACCTCGCGGCCCGGCACGCGCAGACCCGTCCCGACGCGCCGGCCCTGTGCTTTGAGGGCCAGACGCTGAGCTATGCCGCGCTGCACCAGCGCAGCCTCGACGCGGCGCGCTGGCTCTGGCAGGCGCAGGGCGTGCGCGCGGGAGACCGCGTGGCCTGGCTGGGCCTGAACCACGCCGACCAGATCACCCTGCTGCTGGCGCTGGCGCGCATCGGCGCGCTGCTGGTGCCGCTGAACTTCCGCCTGGCCGCGCCCGAGTGGGACGCGGTGCTGGCCGACTGCACGCCGAGCCTGCTGATCCATGACGCCACATGGAAAGAGGCGGCGCAGGCGCTGGCGCAACGCCACGGCATCGCCGCGCAGGCGGTGCAATCGATTGGGGCTGACAGTGCGGCGCCTGACGACCTGCCCGTGGCCGACGCCGCTGATGCCACGGATCTGCCGGTGCTGCTGGTCTACACCTCGGGCACCACGGGCACGCCCAAGGGCGCCGTCCACACCCAGGCCAACCTGCTGGCCAACATGGCGGCGGCGCAGCAGGTGCAGGGCCTCACGGCGGCCGACACCGTGCTCACCGTGCTGCCCTTGTTCCATGTGGGCGGGCTGTGCATCCAGACCCTGCCGGCGCTGGGCGCCGGGGCCCGCGTGCTGCTGCATGCGCGCTTTGACCCGGCCGCCACGCTGGCGGCCATTGCCGAGCATCGCCCCAGCCTCACGGTGCTGGTGCCGGCCGTGATGAAGGCGCTGATCGACCACCCGGCCTGGGCCACCACGCCGCTGGACTGCCTGCGCGCGGTCTGGGCCGGCTCCAGCACCTTGCCGCCGCCGCTGGTGGATGCCTTTCACGCACGCGGCGTGCCGGTGTGCAACGTCTATGGCGCGACCGAAACCGGGCCGTTCTCGGTGGCGCTCGGGCCGCAGCATGCCTTCACGCACGCGGGCGCCTGCGGCTGGCCCGCGCCGGGTGTCGAGGTGCGGCTGGGCGGCGTGGCGGCTGCCGCGCCGGGCGGTGCGGCCGATGGCGTGGGCGAGCTCTGGCTGCGCGGGCCCGCCATCGTGCGCCGCTACTGGCCCGATCAGGCGGCTGTCGATGACCAGGGCTGGTTCCACAGCGGCGACCTGGGCCAGCAGGCCGGTGACGGCAGCTGGCGCGTGGTGGGCCGGGCCAAGGACATGATCATCTCGGGTGGCGAGAACATCTACCCGGCCGAGATCGAGAACGTGTTGCTGACCCACCCCGACGTGGCCGAGTGCGCCGTGCTGGGCGTGGCCGATGCGCGCTGGGGCGAGGCCGTGGTGGCCGCCGTGGTGCCGCGCCCCGGTCGCCAGGCCGAGGCCGGCGCGCTGCACGACTTCCTGCAGGCGCGCGTGGCCCGCTACAAGCTGCCGCGCCGCTATGTGTCGCTGCCGGCCCTGCCCAAGACCGCGCTGGGCAAGGTGCAGAAGTTGCTGCTGCTGAAGGCCCTGCCGTGA
- a CDS encoding response regulator transcription factor, which translates to MIEDDTRLAQMVGEYLGQSGFGFVHAADARTGLDRLQEPTAGAPTDLLILDLMLPDMDGLEVCRRVRAMPSEMAKVPVLMLTAKGDPMDRIVGLELGADDYLPKPFEPRELLARVRAILRRRGEGAAPAAKLLRFGTLEIDRDARTVTVAGQACDLTSYQFDLLITLAERAGRVLTRDQIMEAVRGRELEAFDRSIDVHMGRIRAAIEADPKNPKRIVTVRGVGYVFAKQQD; encoded by the coding sequence ATGATCGAGGACGACACGCGGCTCGCGCAAATGGTGGGCGAGTACCTGGGCCAGTCCGGCTTTGGTTTCGTCCATGCGGCCGACGCGCGCACCGGGCTGGACCGCCTGCAGGAGCCCACCGCGGGCGCCCCCACCGATCTGCTGATCCTGGACCTGATGCTGCCCGACATGGACGGCCTGGAGGTCTGCCGCCGCGTGCGCGCCATGCCCAGCGAGATGGCCAAGGTGCCGGTGCTCATGCTCACCGCCAAGGGCGACCCCATGGACCGCATTGTGGGGCTCGAACTGGGCGCCGACGACTACCTGCCCAAACCCTTCGAGCCGCGCGAGCTGCTGGCGCGGGTGCGCGCCATCCTGCGCCGCCGTGGCGAGGGCGCGGCGCCGGCCGCCAAGCTGCTGCGCTTTGGCACGCTGGAAATTGACCGCGACGCGCGCACCGTGACCGTGGCGGGCCAGGCCTGCGACCTCACCTCCTACCAGTTCGACCTGCTGATCACGCTGGCCGAGCGCGCGGGCCGCGTGCTCACGCGCGACCAGATCATGGAGGCCGTGCGCGGCCGCGAGCTCGAGGCCTTCGACCGCTCGATCGACGTGCACATGGGCCGCATCCGCGCCGCCATCGAGGCCGACCCCAAGAACCCCAAACGCATCGTGACGGTGCGCGGCGTCGGCTACGTCTTCGCCAAGCAGCAGGACTAG
- a CDS encoding HAMP domain-containing protein codes for MALLRWRPLGIPLYLRIWLAVVAAVVVLTLVLGWLWSINADPPTARQIFLRDENGQVLGEANAPPLRIPGRGIEFQVPMADGRVMFVHIPPRPRRPGEPPPPRPWFGGPSGLLWVMGIAALAVAIGIWPVVRRLTQRLERLRGGVERWGAGDLSTRVDESGKDEVAALARRFNQAAERVETLVKTHKSLLANASHELRSPLARIRMGLELMGESGPGPADGATPAAKPPSAFRAEISRNVAELDQLIDEILLASRLDARETELGTIESVDLTGLAAEEGARADVELDVAEGLPEITIEGVPRLLRRLIRNLLENARRYSGGEVHLSVTREGHQAVLRVSDHGPGVPESERERIFEPFYRLPGASEREGGVGLGLALVKSITQRHGGTVRCEDTPGGGASFVVTLPCNQM; via the coding sequence ATGGCCCTGCTCCGCTGGCGCCCGCTGGGCATTCCGCTGTACCTGCGCATCTGGCTGGCCGTGGTGGCGGCCGTGGTGGTGCTGACCCTGGTGCTGGGCTGGCTGTGGAGCATCAATGCCGATCCGCCCACCGCGCGCCAGATCTTCCTGCGCGACGAGAACGGCCAGGTGCTGGGCGAGGCCAATGCGCCGCCGCTGCGCATCCCGGGCCGCGGCATCGAGTTCCAGGTGCCCATGGCCGACGGCCGCGTGATGTTTGTGCACATCCCGCCGCGTCCGCGCCGGCCCGGCGAACCACCGCCGCCCCGGCCCTGGTTTGGCGGGCCGAGCGGCCTGCTCTGGGTCATGGGCATCGCGGCGCTGGCGGTGGCGATCGGCATCTGGCCCGTGGTGCGGCGCCTCACGCAGCGGCTCGAACGGCTGCGCGGCGGGGTCGAGCGCTGGGGCGCGGGCGACCTGTCCACGCGCGTGGACGAGTCCGGCAAGGACGAGGTGGCTGCGCTGGCGCGGCGCTTCAACCAGGCGGCCGAGCGCGTGGAAACGCTGGTGAAGACCCACAAGTCGCTGCTGGCCAATGCCTCGCACGAGCTGCGTTCGCCGCTGGCGCGCATCCGCATGGGGCTGGAACTGATGGGCGAGTCAGGGCCCGGGCCGGCGGACGGCGCGACGCCGGCGGCCAAGCCGCCTTCGGCCTTTCGCGCCGAGATCTCGCGCAATGTGGCCGAGCTGGACCAGCTGATCGACGAGATCCTGCTCGCAAGCCGGCTTGACGCGCGCGAGACCGAGCTGGGCACCATCGAGAGCGTGGACCTGACCGGCCTGGCGGCCGAAGAAGGCGCGCGCGCCGACGTGGAGCTTGACGTGGCCGAAGGCCTGCCCGAGATCACCATCGAGGGCGTGCCCCGCCTGCTGCGCCGGCTGATCCGCAACCTGCTGGAGAACGCGCGCCGCTACAGCGGCGGTGAAGTCCACCTGAGCGTGACCCGCGAAGGCCACCAGGCGGTGCTGCGCGTGAGCGACCACGGCCCCGGCGTGCCCGAGAGTGAGCGCGAACGCATCTTCGAGCCCTTCTACCGCCTGCCCGGCGCCAGCGAACGCGAAGGCGGCGTGGGCCTGGGCCTGGCGCTGGTCAAGTCGATCACGCAGCGCCACGGCGGCACGGTGCGCTGCGAGGACACCCCGGGCGGCGGCGCCAGCTTTGTGGTGACCTTGCCCTGCAACCAGATGTAA
- a CDS encoding LysR family transcriptional regulator has product MNPMDVTDLQTFRAVVACGGVGAAARQLHRVQSSISARLAGLERSLGCRLFERQGKRLVLTPEGRHLHERSAGIVDQIERLRHELSPGSAGAVLRIGAMESTAAVRLAQPLVELRRACPQLQLTLKTGTTGALLDALARCELDAVFVAGPSGRAGLVWQAVFVEELVMITPRQAAPVDTLVTFSTGCAYREVALAWSRAQARPMPQTVEIGSYHALVASVAAGMGCGVVPRSVLQRCDTAGVRVRRLGRPHDRQTTWLVTREQSQSEALEALRRAIGARA; this is encoded by the coding sequence ATGAATCCCATGGACGTGACCGATCTGCAGACTTTCCGTGCCGTGGTCGCCTGCGGCGGCGTCGGCGCCGCCGCGCGCCAGCTGCACCGCGTGCAGAGCAGCATCTCGGCGCGCCTGGCCGGGCTGGAGCGCAGCCTGGGCTGCCGGCTGTTCGAGCGCCAGGGCAAGCGGCTGGTGCTCACGCCCGAGGGGCGCCACCTGCACGAGCGCAGCGCGGGCATCGTCGACCAGATCGAGCGGCTGCGGCACGAGCTGTCGCCGGGGTCGGCCGGCGCGGTGCTGCGCATCGGCGCCATGGAAAGCACGGCCGCCGTGCGGCTGGCGCAACCGCTGGTCGAGTTGCGTCGCGCCTGCCCGCAGCTGCAGCTCACGCTGAAGACCGGCACCACCGGCGCCCTGCTCGACGCGCTGGCCCGCTGCGAGCTGGACGCGGTCTTTGTGGCCGGGCCGTCCGGGCGCGCCGGACTCGTGTGGCAGGCGGTGTTTGTCGAGGAGCTGGTGATGATCACGCCGCGCCAGGCGGCGCCGGTGGACACCCTGGTCACCTTCAGCACGGGCTGCGCCTACCGCGAGGTGGCGCTGGCCTGGAGCCGCGCGCAGGCGCGGCCCATGCCCCAGACGGTGGAGATCGGCTCCTACCACGCGCTGGTGGCCTCGGTGGCGGCCGGCATGGGCTGTGGCGTGGTGCCGCGTTCGGTGCTGCAGCGCTGCGACACGGCGGGCGTCCGCGTGCGCCGGCTGGGGCGGCCCCATGACCGCCAGACCACCTGGCTCGTGACGCGGGAGCAGAGCCAGTCGGAAGCGCTTGAGGCGCTGAGGCGGGCCATCGGCGCGAGAGCGTGA
- a CDS encoding nitronate monooxygenase produces MNTSTHNPAAPPSRFCARYQLSTPVALAPMALASGGALAAACAEAGALGLVGGGYGDLAWTEREYTLALRAAATGRIGCGFITWKLDEDASALDWVLQHRPRAVMLSFGDPRPYAARIAAAGSALICQIQRLDQVAQAVEAGADVIVAQGGEAGGHGMDGLNGRATMTLVPELADWLARQAPETLLLAAGGVADGRTLAAARVLGADGALVGSRLWATQESLAPAGAKAQAVAISGDGTARSAVFDVLRRKNWPAPYDFRAIRNRLHREWESRIGELRAAPEAARADYDAGVKAGDFDRAHATVGEAAGLIGDLPPAAEVIARMTEQARKVLARTSL; encoded by the coding sequence ATGAACACTTCCACCCACAACCCGGCCGCCCCCCCATCGCGCTTCTGCGCGCGTTACCAGCTCAGCACACCGGTCGCGCTGGCCCCGATGGCGCTGGCCAGCGGCGGGGCCCTGGCCGCGGCCTGCGCCGAAGCGGGCGCGCTGGGCCTGGTGGGCGGTGGCTATGGCGACCTGGCCTGGACCGAGCGCGAATACACCCTGGCCCTGCGCGCGGCCGCAACCGGGCGCATCGGCTGCGGCTTCATCACCTGGAAGCTGGACGAGGACGCCTCGGCGCTGGACTGGGTGCTACAGCACCGCCCGCGCGCCGTCATGCTGTCGTTTGGCGACCCGCGCCCCTATGCGGCGCGCATTGCGGCGGCGGGCAGCGCACTGATCTGCCAGATCCAGCGGCTGGACCAGGTTGCGCAGGCGGTGGAGGCCGGGGCCGACGTGATCGTGGCGCAGGGCGGCGAGGCCGGCGGCCACGGCATGGATGGGCTCAATGGCCGCGCCACCATGACGCTGGTGCCCGAGCTGGCCGACTGGCTGGCCCGCCAGGCGCCCGAGACGCTGCTGCTGGCGGCCGGCGGTGTTGCCGATGGCCGCACGCTGGCGGCCGCGCGCGTGCTGGGCGCCGATGGCGCGCTGGTGGGGTCGCGCCTGTGGGCCACCCAGGAGAGCCTGGCCCCCGCGGGCGCCAAGGCCCAGGCCGTGGCCATCAGTGGCGACGGCACGGCGCGCAGCGCGGTGTTTGATGTGCTGCGGCGCAAGAACTGGCCCGCGCCCTATGACTTCCGCGCCATCCGCAACCGCCTGCACCGCGAGTGGGAATCGCGCATTGGCGAACTGCGGGCCGCGCCCGAGGCGGCCCGCGCCGACTACGACGCGGGGGTGAAGGCCGGTGACTTTGACCGCGCCCACGCCACCGTAGGCGAGGCCGCGGGGCTGATCGGCGACCTGCCGCCCGCGGCCGAGGTGATTGCACGAATGACTGAACAGGCACGCAAGGTGCTGGCCCGGACCTCTCTGTAA
- the waaF gene encoding lipopolysaccharide heptosyltransferase II: MTEPLMRRLQARGERLTVGALPWVAPVYRAMPQVAEVIEFPFQHGGLQFKARRAMARQIEGRFGTAYVLPNSLKSALLPLLAGIPRRVGYMGETRVGLLTHRLRNPKNKPPMVAFYSALSGEAGIDTDRPALQLPDADVATTLQALGLQRGGYAVFAPGAEFGPAKRWPAAHFAAVARGLGVPVLLLGSGKEAALCDEIAAAAPGHCTNLAGKTTLMQALAAIAGARHVVSNDSGLMHVAAAFGVAQVAVFGSSSPLHTPPLNDRAAVLWLKNDAAYQPPLDCAPCFERECPLGHTRCLNDITPAIVLSKL, translated from the coding sequence ATGACCGAGCCGCTGATGCGGCGCCTGCAGGCGCGTGGCGAGCGGCTCACGGTGGGCGCGCTGCCCTGGGTGGCGCCGGTGTACCGGGCCATGCCGCAGGTGGCCGAGGTCATTGAATTCCCGTTCCAGCACGGCGGCCTGCAGTTCAAGGCCCGGCGCGCGATGGCGCGCCAGATCGAGGGCCGGTTTGGCACCGCCTACGTGCTGCCCAATTCCCTGAAAAGCGCGCTGCTGCCACTGCTGGCCGGCATTCCCCGCCGCGTGGGCTACATGGGCGAAACCCGCGTGGGTCTGCTCACCCATCGCCTCAGGAACCCCAAGAACAAGCCGCCCATGGTGGCTTTTTATTCCGCGCTCAGTGGCGAGGCCGGCATCGACACCGACCGCCCCGCGCTCCAGCTGCCCGACGCCGATGTGGCCACCACGCTGCAGGCCCTGGGCCTGCAACGCGGCGGCTATGCGGTGTTTGCCCCGGGCGCCGAGTTTGGTCCGGCCAAGCGCTGGCCCGCGGCCCATTTCGCGGCCGTGGCGCGCGGGCTCGGCGTTCCGGTGCTGCTGCTGGGCTCGGGCAAGGAGGCGGCGCTGTGCGACGAGATCGCCGCCGCCGCGCCCGGGCACTGCACCAACCTGGCCGGCAAGACCACGCTGATGCAGGCCCTGGCTGCCATCGCCGGGGCCCGGCATGTGGTGAGCAACGACTCGGGCCTGATGCATGTGGCGGCGGCGTTCGGTGTGGCGCAGGTGGCGGTGTTTGGCTCGTCCAGCCCCTTGCACACGCCGCCGCTCAACGACCGCGCCGCCGTGCTGTGGCTCAAGAACGATGCGGCCTACCAGCCGCCGCTGGACTGCGCGCCGTGCTTCGAGCGCGAGTGCCCGCTGGGCCACACGCGCTGCCTGAACGACATCACGCCCGCCATCGTGCTATCAAAGTTGTAG
- a CDS encoding zinc-finger domain-containing protein, translated as MSTSKPAVAAVELLAKDLNPQGGVFCPSPKADMKVWNTHPKVYLDVARTGSAKCPYCGTVYALKAGEHFGAGH; from the coding sequence ATGAGCACAAGCAAACCCGCGGTGGCCGCCGTTGAATTGCTGGCCAAGGACCTGAACCCCCAGGGCGGTGTGTTCTGTCCCAGCCCCAAGGCCGACATGAAGGTCTGGAACACCCACCCCAAGGTCTACCTCGACGTGGCCCGCACCGGCAGCGCCAAGTGCCCCTACTGCGGCACGGTGTACGCACTCAAGGCCGGTGAGCACTTCGGCGCCGGGCATTAG